AAACAGTGACTCAAGGGATGGAGTCAGTGACCCCCTACACCTCAGAAGCCACACAGTGGGATGATCACATTTGTATGTACAAATCTTTGAATTAGAATCATACAGTTATAAGAGAtcacatggccatccagtccaaccccctgctgccgtgcaggaaaagcacactcaGACTTACCCGGCGAGCTTTACTTTGATATTTAACAGCTTTTTTGGTCTCTTCTTTTGCATGCTCCACATAATCCACTGCATTCAACACATTCTTCTCGATGCTGTTCACCATTTCACCCTTTAAAAGTTGAAAATGAAACAGAGTTAACACCATGGCTGGGATGTTCCAGGATTATGATGAATATAAGCACCGTGCAAAAACAACAAACTGCATTCATATTGTAAAGAAAAATGGCAGGTTTCGTAGCATATTTGCACTGGGATAGAAGGTTCCAAATGATGCACTGTGCAAGAAGAACTACAAAAATGTGAGCGGCTTTAAACAGCTTGCTTGTGATTGGCATTCTAACAGGAGTGCATTCACAATGTTGCCTTTACTACTGTCCATCCAGCCATAGACATGCCGTATCCATTCAGCCTTAaagtataattttatattttgattCGTAGCTGCTTATAGAAAGGAGAAAAAGCCAGCTAAGCACCTACAAATTAACATTAATTTTCCTTGCATGTATATACCAGTTAGGGATCTTCAGCAAAATTATGCTACCAAATCTCTTTGCTTTTCTATCTCAGAATTCTCTGTAATTCTGCATTGTAAACCCACTTATCTACCTCTATACCTTTCCCGTGTGCATCATGCTAGTAGTGTGTTCATGAGTGCACTACTTTCCTATGTTCTATTTCAGGCTTAAATTACTACAGGCTGACTGTGCCAGTttagtgatgatgataataataataataataataataataataataataataatgatgatgtatgGGATGTACAGTTGGCTTTTTGAATGCATCCTACTATAACACCAGTATACAACACTATAGCAGACTGGATGAACCGACATGGAAAGGATATGGGGAAGACAGGGAAATCGTAGGACTGTTACCTGTGCAGTTCTGTCCATCAGCAGACATTATGATTAGCAAGAAACAGCAGAGGGTTACAATTTGTGCATTTCTGCAGTTTCAAAAGTTCCCCAAAGGAATAAGCTCAAAGGACACATAAAATGCCTCTTTACATGGAAAGATTCAGgactaatgtatttaaaaaacacatgtaAACATTGATTTACTCTTAAGCAAGCAATTGGAGCTGTATGAAAAGATACCTGCATGTGAAAGTGTATATACCTTCAAAGCAGAGAAAAACACAATTGAAATTAAGCAAAGGCTCTGAATGTTTTAATTGACTGCTTGCATGATATTTGCATACTAGTCCAAACATATGCTGAAAAATACAATGCTTTTTGAAAATATGgcagtttaaaatattttcttctttagaatgaaagaaaaaacagctcgcaaaaaaggagaaaaagcatCACTTTTGCATGGAGCTAAAATACAACACTTGCTTTGTTTTCAAGGTTTTGGCAGGGTGAATGGTAGTACTAAGATCTAACCCTCAATCTTTGTTAGATACATTCTTCTGGAGAGCTTCGAACACACCACCATACAATAGTTATTAGCAAAAGAGATTACgttcattatatgagtctacactgtcatataatccagttcaaagcagataatctggattttatatggcagtgtaaatgaggcCTAAGATTTCACAGATACAAACCATTAGAGGTTTCTTATAATGGTCACCTAGTATCTACAACCTATATGTATAAGAGTTGTAGTAGTGATTATTCTCGCATGGttctaacaaaaaataaaataaaatgtggttTCGGAATCCAACAGTGTTGACATCACATACCTGAACCTCAACAAGCATTGCCATGTCCATGAACATTTTATGGAGCTCCTGTATACTGGATTCCAGTTTGATAATATCCTTATGACGTGACTCAATTTCATCCAGCGCTTCTCTAGTAATTTTGGTGTCCAAAATGATCTTTGGGAAAGAAGAAGACGTACATTGAATTAatgtgtggatttttttaaattatagaaacacagttcacacaaacatttgatattggagtcctcgtggggaacaagttaaacatgagctgacagtgtgatgcggcagcataaaaagccaatgggattttggcctgcatcaataggagtctagtgtctagatccaggaaagtcatactacccctcaattctattctgccttggtcagactacacctggaatcacactgtgtccaaatctggccaccacaattgaagggaaatgttgactctaagctggaatgtgtccaaagaagaGCGACTCAAAggaccaagggtctggagaacaatccctatgaggagcggcttaaagagctgggcatggttagctgttgggagtgctttgaatgaaattttcctgcttcttggcaggatggggttggactggatggcctacgaggtctcttccaactctatgattctatttcaaaATCTTAATTAAAAACCTCTGGGCCGGGAGAGGGCATTAGGAACCATACATATAAGAGCAGTAAACTCAAAATACATACATCGGAAGTGAAAATAGAAAGATTCCCACTTTCCAGCATATCTTCCAGTTCTTCATCAGTTGTGGTTTTTCCAGCTAGTAAGaaaatgtcatttatttattaaatgggGTATAATAACAGTTTTGACTGAAATCTGAAAGATGTCTGCCTTTCACCCAAATAAATGACAGGATGGGGAGATTACTCATATTATACAACTTTGTTAAAGAGTGATGGACATACGCTTAGCAATTAAATAGACAGGTAAATTGGGACAACCTGATTGATATAGTTGTTTCATAATATTATTACGTGTTGTATAATGAAACATAATATGGTACAATGAAACACTATCAATCAGTTCTTCCCAATTTAGAGGTCCATTACACATTGTATAATACTATCATATTACATATTGCTTTCCTGAAATGTTTAGAgggccatacacacacacactcagtaaTCCTTAATGTAGTTCTGAATTATCCCCACATTAAAGACGGCTGGCTGAGACCAGAAATAGTGGTTTGAACCAGACAAGTTGTGGTTTGTTGTTGACATTGGATGTGGAATATTAGTGAAGGTCCAAGTCTAATATTCCAAtacctattttaaaattattgatgGTGGGAGGAGAAAACAGGGAGAGGTGGGCAataaatacatagatagatacatacatcattaccatcattattttctctctaaaaaagacTATTTGCACATCTTCCTTACAAATGTTGGAGAGAAAAGCCTGGAATCTGGATAATCTCCAGTTCACATGAACCCACACATGCCTGTTTTACACCCACAAATCAATATACTCACAATTATACTGAACCTGTTCGTTCAATTTAATTGCAAACCACCTTAGTTGAAAACTGTGGcgtaattgtttttattaatatgAATTTTCTGCTCAGATCTGCAGAAATGTACTAAACTATGAATAAATAAACTAATTTTCTTAGATGTTAGCATCAAACTTGGAGGTGCCAAGGGAGGAGGCGGGTTCATCCCTAAGTAATGAAAAAACAAACTATTACACAACTGTGCAGAATTACCAAACACTGCTCTCCTCTTCAAAACACCACTGGAAATAATCATCTTGTATAGCAaaacaccaccactaccaccaccacatgGTCTCACTTACTTATTTCTAATTGGCGTCGTATCTGATCCTTGGTGCGTTCCCGAAATACAGTCTGGGTTGTATTATATGTTGTCATAACCTCCACAAACTTCCAAGTCAACACAGAGTGCTGAGGGTagacataaatacatttttgcaAAATTATCTTTAAAATTGTCTTCTACATGGGGTTGGAGGGGGAAAATCTCCAGCCAGTGGGCCTAAACTGGCCCATTAAGGCCACCTTTCCAAATCCCATTCCCTATAGTTTCATCTGATACTTCTGGGTACTCAATGAGATTATTTTGCTCTTCCTCCCATATCCCTACatgagaaagagggaggagaagcCAGGGAGTGTTCTCATGTTCCCTGTCAGCATCtcaccataataaaataataataataataacaacaacaacaacaacaacaacaacaacaacaactcaggacagcttacatggaAACAACCCAACCACAACATAAGTTAACATATaatccatgaattaaaaacaaaatataataacataattataaaacaacataacaattACTTAAAACCTATAACCATCTCATTATTCAGATGAGATCCAGAAAAATGAAAGTGCCCATCTGTTGTTTATTCTCTTGCTTGTGCTCTCAAAGGTCTGAAATGCTTCCCTCCACACTTCACAACATGGCCATATACATGTTTGCTGGCTATACGATACCTGTGATTTTCGTATTCTGACATCAGCTGATGTACGATTAGCATTTCCATCCCGAGCAAAACTTTGTTCTATGGCTGTAAAATAGACATAAAGCATTGAATAACGTTGATATGGAACACGGTTAGCATTTCTCTCTGCctataataaaatatttgtatttttaaaaaagaatacctGTTACAGAAAGATTCACACGGCCAGAAATAAGTCCTATTAACCAACAGTGAATTAATCCTTGAAATGGAAttaactttttcctcattattgTTGCTATGAATCTGGAAGATACAACTCTACAATGTATGGCTTCTCCTGCTTTTTAAACAGTTTTTCTTATCAATAATTTATTTCAATTGTATGAGGGAGCGAATATGGCAGAGAGCGTCCCCTGAACGAGTTGTTACACAATTTTCACCCAAAAGTATTTTCTCCTTCAGTTATGTCATTCTTACCTTTCAATTTAGCATGAACAGTATTTGCTGCTTTCCTGATTTCTTTGTTCAGTTCTTCAAGTTCTTCCTTTAattcttaaaagtaaaaaaaatgaagaataataTACAGCTATTTATGACAAATGAGGATCACGTAACTATAGAGggaccaaaaaataataataataacaaagcaaATCAGGGAGTGGCTGAAAATTCACTTCTGGTTTTgaacaaaatatataattacGAGTGTGGGTCAAaaggttttgcctcctgtgtaATAAAAACGTTATGAttaacatataacagcagaagttgctacagatcatagcctgaactgtCCTATACACATAAACTACCATTCAAtatagtcaccatcaatttgtacattTATACAATAGAAGCAGGCAAATTAGGGAAGCAAATGCATGCTAAGAGTCACCAAGATGAAGGGCTTACTGTCTTTAGGATGTGTGGCAGAGAGAATAATGCTGTGTTTCTTCTTCACTTcttccacaacatctgttattttGGTCATGTACTTTCGGATTTCCTCAACCTTTAGCGTTTGTCGacaagacagaaaaaaataaatcaatacaGGACTGAAAGGTGATAGGAAGAGATCTGAATTCAACAATCCATTGCATTATGAACTCCTACATTTATAGATCCGTAGGTAATACCTGGATCATTCATGGCCTTCAGTTAGAAAGGGGTGATAACTGATCAAAGGGACTAATACCATTCTATGCAGCTTTGTCTAAGCTAAAATTGAACACTAACTTGGAAGCATGGGCTATATGAAGATGAGCAGCTTGGTCAAGCTCAATCTGACCATTAGttaagtatgtgtatgtgtgttcagtcaatgaccagcattaaaataaatagtaaaaggtAATATTAGGcattaaaatacagtttttatAAGCAGGGTTAAGACACAATGTGGTATATGAGAGTTAAAAACAGTATTAGAcatgtgtatattttaataacAGTGATAAAAGCTGAGATAAAAGAATAGAACCCTTTATGTCTGTGACAACATCCTGCACTGGTGCAAGCTATTGTCATTGCACAGAAACAAGCAACTTTGGCTGTAGTTTTAGGAGACCAATCAGGCAAAAGATAAcactatgcaatgcaatttttgttcttgggttataaatgtcatttcctaattggttctgtcattttttttctgttctgtcataaaaacatgggaaaagtttatgaaacggcaaaaaccttgtttttacgggtcatcctgcaacacattttgttattgttttccaatggatatctcatcgagtctcaacaaattccacatttatttatttatttatttatttattttattatagtttgtggcaggcacaaaaacaaccaagtttctggagtagaacaactgctttcaaagcaagtactgcacaattaaacaggaaataatattttcaaaccaagaacaaattttgttacatagtgtaatcaatatAAAACTTTTCAGGTCTCCCTGATATAGTTGGTAAAATTGGGTTGATAACGTGTTGCTGAAGGTCAGAAAAAGCAGTACAATAAAATATGTTCCACAGATTCAACTGCCTCGGCCTCACAGGGACATAGGTAGGTGTTCATGGTATGGTACATTTGCTATATCTTCCCTCCAGGATTGCAGAAGGAAGCACATTAAATTTAGCCAAAGCAAACGCTTTCCTGTATTTTAGGATGTTTAGATTACTTAGGTGCTCTGTTGGAAGAAGAGCCCTCCCACAATCTCTAAAAACCGGGAAAATGGAAGCTGTGTTGATGTAGTTTCACAACTCAATTTCCCAGATATGTGGCCAAATATTTTCTTTGGCTTTTGTGTAGCCCATAGTTCTGTTGGCATTTGGTGAGAATCTAAGCTTTAGGACTTTCTGATTTACTGACTTTTTGCTGGTATGTCCACACACCACAATCTCAGTCGAACTATATGGATTTGTCTGAAAATTGTGATACAAAGAAGTTGACTAAAAGTTTGCATCAATTCCTAAAAATAATCTCTGGGGTTTAAGAGGCTGACTCTTGCATCCATTTTACCTCTTGGAAGAAATCTTCCATATAATGATCATTTTCAACAACAACAGTCGCTTCTTCATTTTGGGTACCCtataaaaaatcagaaatattttgtcACGTGAGTGTACCCATTATAAGAAGCAGATTCAATTCAGTCTTGAGATAacaatgccattttatatatgattGTATGCTTAAGCAAATGAACAGGTCCATAGTTCGTCATTACTATTAACAaagctcacaacttctgaggatgcctgccatagatgtgggtgaaacgtcaggagaaaatgcttctggaacatggccatacagcccggaaaactcacagcaacccaatgattccagccatgaaagcctttgacaacacaatgtaaaAGTCATTTTTTCCTAAATATTTTGGAATAATAGTGTTTCAACTCTCCACTTCTACAAGGATGGAGCCAGGTTGATCTCCTTTGGGAGGAAGTTAATGTCCACAGACTAGTAAATTCTGGAAAATTATCTTAAAATAACCCATCACTCAGAAATATGCATTCTACTTTCCATGTGACTTGATAACACAACGTTCTCCATCCTTCTATATGTAGTTTGTAGACATTAAATGGGAATATTTGTGCTGTAGTGAGCTAGTTTAACAAACCAACAGCAGCCAACTTTATATAACCATGGGCCAAATATCATCTACTACAAACAAGGCA
This genomic interval from Anolis carolinensis isolate JA03-04 chromosome X, rAnoCar3.1.pri, whole genome shotgun sequence contains the following:
- the stx2 gene encoding syntaxin-2 isoform X2, translating into MRDRLAELAAGTQNEEATVVVENDHYMEDFFQEVEEIRKYMTKITDVVEEVKKKHSIILSATHPKDKLKEELEELNKEIRKAANTVHAKLKAIEQSFARDGNANRTSADVRIRKSQHSVLTWKFVEVMTTYNTTQTVFRERTKDQIRRQLEITGKTTTDEELEDMLESGNLSIFTSDIILDTKITREALDEIESRHKDIIKLESSIQELHKMFMDMAMLVEVQGEMVNSIEKNVLNAVDYVEHAKEETKKAVKYQSKARRKLIVIIICVSVLVVILGIVLAATFLE
- the stx2 gene encoding syntaxin-2 isoform X1, producing MRDRLAELAAGTQNEEATVVVENDHYMEDFFQEVEEIRKYMTKITDVVEEVKKKHSIILSATHPKDKLKEELEELNKEIRKAANTVHAKLKAIEQSFARDGNANRTSADVRIRKSQHSVLTWKFVEVMTTYNTTQTVFRERTKDQIRRQLEITGKTTTDEELEDMLESGNLSIFTSDIILDTKITREALDEIESRHKDIIKLESSIQELHKMFMDMAMLVEVQGEMVNSIEKNVLNAVDYVEHAKEETKKAVKYQSKARRKKWIILLVVLVLFAVLALVFGLSFGIQ